ATATCCGCACCCACCAGCATTCTCCTTCAATTCGCCAAATGATGCACGCAATGAATCTCAAGTCACCAGCACCGATTCAAAGCCGCTTGGAACATTTACGCACCAAGGGATACATTGAATGGACTGAAGGTAAGGCGCGAACAATTCGAGTGTTACAAACAACAACACAAGGTGTACCGATTTTGGGAACTATCGCTGCTGGGGGTTTAATTGAACCCTTTAGCGATGCGGTCGATCATCTAGATGTTTCTCATTTGTCCTTACCTCCCCAAACCTACGCTTTGCGCGTAGCTGGTGACAGTATGATTGAAGACTTAATTGCTGATGGCGATTTAGTCTTTTTGCGTCCAGTACCAGAACCAGAACATCTCAAAAATGGTACCATCGTCGCCGCTAGAGTTGAGGGACATGGTACCACATTAAAGCGCTTTTATCGCCAGGACAATCGCGTTACCCTCAAACCCGCAAATCGCAATTATCATCCCATCGAAGTCCACGCCATGCAAGTCCAAGTACAAGGTTCCTTGATTGCTGTATGGCGTGATTACAATTAGGGACTCTTGACTCTTGACTCTTGACTAATTCCCAGGGTTCATCACCAGTAATATGAGTGACACTTTATGTACCTGACGCGAAATTCAGTGCAACAACTGCCCTCTTTTCGATTAAAACTACCATTGGTAGCGGAAAATAAGGGCACTTATCAGACTCAGCAACCATTACCAGGATGTCCTAAAATACCTTTATCTGTGCAGTTGCGGCCTTATCAGCGACAAGCTATTACTAACTGGTTTGCGAATCATGGCAGGGGTACGCTAAAAATGGCTACTGGTAGTGGTAAGACAATCACAGCACTGGCGATCGCTTGCGAATTGTACCAACAGATAGGCTTACAAGTCTTGTTGGTGGTGTGTCCCTATCGTCATCTTGTCACCCAATGGGCGCGAGAATGTGACAAATTTAACCTGCAGCCCATTTTAGCTTTCGAGAATTTACGCAGTTGGCAAAGTCAACTTTCCACCCAACTTTATAATCTGCGTTCTGGTTCGGTTCGATTTGTCACGGTCATTACCACCAACTCCACATTAATTGGAGATGGTTTGCAGTCGCAACTCAAGTATTTTCCCGATAAGACTTTAATTATTGGCGATGAAGCACATAATCTAGGCGCACCCAAGTTAGAGGAAAGTCTACCACGGCGCGTGGGGTTACGATTAGCTTTGTCTGCCACACCGGAAAGGTATTTTGATGATTTTGGTACTCAATCGTTGTTTGATTATTTCGGTCCTGTTCTGGAGCCTGAGTTCACCTTGCAAGATGCGATCGCTTGTGGTGCTTTGGTGCATTATCAATATAATCCCATTTTGGTGGAATTAACTGAGGCAGAAAGCATTGCTTATTTAAAACTTACCAAAAGGATTGGGCGATCGCTCTTGTACCGCGAACGCGAAAATGTAGGAGTGGGGGATTTTGAAGACCATGAAGATTTAAAGCCATTGTTAATGCAACGAGCGCGGTTAATCGGTACTGCTGAAAATAAATTAACCGCTTTGCAAGAGTTAATGACTACTCGACGCGAAACAACGCATACACTTTTTTATTGTAGCGATGGTTCCCAAGAAACAGGACAACGTTCATCCCTGCGCCAACTTAAAGCCGTCGCGAAAATTCTCGGTGGTGAATTAGGTTATAAAGTCAGCACCTACACCGCGCAAACTTCTTTACAAGAAAGAGAAATTTTACGCCATCAATTTGAAAGTGGTGAATTGCAGGGTTTAGTCGCTATTCGCTGTTTAGATGAAGGCGTTGATATTCCCGCAATTCAAACTGCGGTAATTTTGTCAAGTTCGGGAAACCCCCGCCAATTTATCCAGCGTCGCGGGCGAGTTTTACGCCCTCACCCTGGTAAGGAACGCGCTACCATCTTTGACATGATTGTATTACCGCCAGAGTTAGATCGAGAAACTTTAGAAGTTGAGCGGAATTTGTTAAAAAAGGAGTTACGCCGTTTTGTCGAGTTTGCTGATTTAGCTGATAATTCAGGCGAAGCGAGGATGAAGTTACTCAACTTACAAAAGCGTTATGGTTTATTGGATATTTGAATTTATAGAAGTAACCCGATAGGCGCTACATCCCTATTACGAAACATAAATATGCCTAAAATCCTTACCCATGAGAAATGACCAATGACGACCCTCTCCTGTCCCAGACGCTACGCGAAAGCCAGTAATGTTTATTTGCGCCGACCTACTTATGACTATTAGCCAATCTCACCCCTATATTTCCCCAGAAGCATACCTAGAAGCTGAAAAAACCAGCCCCATTAAACATGAATATATCCAAGGACAAATTTATGCAATGGCAGGGGCTAGTGATAGCCATGTGACAATTACTGCTAATTTAGTCACCCTACTGAGAAATCACATTCGCGGTTCAGGATGTCGTCTTTACGTCGCTGACATGAAAATTAGTATTCAATCTCTGGATATTTTTTACTATCCTGATATTATGGTTAGTTGTGACCAAAGGGATACAAATTTTGAATATTTCAAACGCTATCCCAGCTTAATTATTGAAGTTTTATCACCCTCTACAGAAGCTGTAGACCGAGGTGATAAATTTAGTGACTATCAAGAATTAGACACGTTACAAGAATACGTTTTAGTTAATCAAAATCGTCAACGTGTTGATTGTTTCCGACGCAATTATGAAGGAAGATGGGTTCTTTATAGTTATAGAGACAATCAAGAATTACAATTAACCAGCTTGAATTTTTCTTGTCCTCTAGTCGATGTTTATGAAGATGTTACTTTTTTAGGCAATTGGCGTAAATGAAATACCTCTGCTTTAACCTACTGCGGATTTCAATACTGCGTAGGTTTTGCCCAAAAAAGTTAAAATTCCTAGGTTGGTTTAAGGAACGTAGTAAGATACCCTCGGCTAACCCTACATTTCCAGCACAAGGATAGAGGCTTTGAATTTTTTGAAATTTTTTTGATTTTTTTACAAAAAAATTTTTGATAAATGGATGATTTGGTCGCATTATGTGGGAGAATATTTGAAATTGATCATAATGGGATGTACCTCGCGTTAAAAATTTTAGCATATCCCCATTATTAAGCTTTCCATTAGAATATCAGGAAATCGCGGCGAAAACAACCCCTTCTCTTCAAAAAATTTTGAAAATTCACAGCGACATATCCCAGGAATTTCAAGATCAGAGGAATGTGACTTGAAGGATGCGATCGCTCTTATCAGAACTGTTAAAATTTCCATAGTTCTCGATTTTTGGGAAGACGCCAGACAACCGCTTCCTTCTCTGATTATTTTTTCTCCACAAAAAAATTTTTGATAAATGGATTATTTGGTCGGATTATGTGGGAGAATATTTGAAGTTGATCATAATGGGATGTAGCTCGCGTTAAAAATTTTAGCGTATCCCCATTATCAAGCTTTCCATTAGAATAGCAGGAAATCGCGGCGAAAACAACCCCTTCTCTTCAAAAAAATTTTGAAAATTCACAGCGACATATCGCAAAAGTTTAAAGATTAGGACAATAGTGACTTGAACGATGGGATAGACAGATGAAATCCGGGTAAAATAAAGAAAAAACAGATTTAAGAACCGAGATGTCAGCAGAAGCGAATATAGATGATGTCACCGAACCAATTAACAGCGCACCAGCGGAAGTAAAGCAGATTATTGAGCGGGTATGGTATTTAGAAAAAAGCCGACTGGATAAAAAAATCAACAGTCATATTAATGATGATATTTTGGCAATTGTGAAGGAAGCGGTGAAATGAAGCTGACTTCAATTAAACTGTGCAACTTTCGGTCATTTTATGGTAAAACACCAGAGATAAACCTAGCTGGGGGAGATGTTCACAATACCACGATTCTTCATGGGAATAATGGTTCGGGAAAAACCAGTTTACTGAATGCCTTTACGTGGGTATTATATGAGAAATTTAGTGCAGCATTTGCCTCAGTTGAACAGCTAGTGAATAAGCGAGCAATCGCCGAAGCTAAAGTGGGACAAGCTGTAGAATGTTGGGTAGAGATTAACTGGGAACATGAAGGTAAACGCTATAATGTCAAACGCCAGTGTCGGGGTTATAAAAATCAAACGGACTTTGATATTGGTAAAACAGAATTATTGATGCAGGTAGCTGGGGATGATGGAAGGTGGTATTTTCCCCTCCAGCAACCAGAGGAAATTATCGGACAAATCTTACCTGCTAGTTTACATCAATATTTCTTCTTTGACGGCGAACGGATTGAAGAAATAGTCCGTTCTGATAAAAAAGCGGAAATTGCAGAAGCCACAAAGATTTTTTTAGGGGTGGAAGTCATCAACCGTTCCATCAGACATTTGGGAGAAGCGAAAAAAAATCTAGAAAATGAGTTAAAAGCGATTGGCGATTCCGAAATTAAAAAACTGCTGCGCGAACAAGAAAAAATAGAAAAGGAAATTGAACGCATCACCAAACGCCAAACTGAGATCAAACAGGAATTAGAATACCAAAAAACCTTTAAAAAAGAGACGAGTATCCGCCTACGCGAACTCAGCGCAGCCAAGGAACTGCAAGAAAGAAGACAAGATTTAGATAACCAGAAAGCAGCGAACCAAGAAAGCCTGCGACAAACCAGAGAAGCGCTAAAAAAACTAATTTCTGGACGGGGTTATACAGTCTTACTCTCCCAAACTACAACACAGTTTCGCGAAATCATCAATGATTTGAAGCAGCGTGGTGAGTTAACCTCTGGAATTTCGCGGGAATTTGTCAACGATTTACTTAAGTCTCAACGCTGTATTTGCGGTGCAGAATTACATGCGGGGAGTCATACCCATGAACATGTAAAAATCTGGTTAAATAGAGCAGGTTCTTCAGCGGTGGAAGAAACGGCGATTCGGATGAGCGCTCAAGTAGATGAAATTGACAACCAAGCAACAGCATTTTGGCAAGAAGTTGACAAAGAACAAGCTAGAATTAATCAGTTACGCCAAACCATATCGCAAATTGAAGGTGAATTAGATAATCTTCAAGAACGGTTACGCAAAGATGCTAATGAAGAAATTAGCAGTTTACAGAAACGGTTAGACCAGATTGAAACTAAAATCGATGAATTAAATAGAGAACAGGGTGCAAATCAGCAGAAAATTTCGCAATGGAAAGCGGAAATTGATGTCTTAGGTAAACAAATTGCTAAACAGCGGGTAAACGAAGAAAGACAAGGATTAGCACAGCGCCGCATTTACGCCACCCAAGATGCAATTGAACGGTTAACCGAAGTCCGTAATCGCCAAGAAAAACAATTTCGTATGCAACTCGAAAAGCGGGTACAGGAAATATTTTCCCAGATTTCTTTTACACCCTACATTCCCAAAATCAGCGATAAATATGAACTAACACTAGTAGAAAATACAGCGGGTATCGAAGCGTCGGTTGCAGCTTCTACAGGTGAGAATCAAATTCTCAGTTTATCATTTATTGCTAGCATTATTGACAGAGTGCGCGAATGGAGTGAAAACCGAAAAATGCTGATGATTCCTGATAGTAGCACCTTCCCAATAGTCATGGATTCGCCCTTTGGTAGTTTGGATGAAATTTCTCGGCGACGCATTGCGAGAACCATTCCCAAATTAGCGAATCAGTTGATTGTGTTAGTTACTAAAACGCAATGGCGCGGTGAAGTAGCAGAAGAAATGGCTGAGAGAATTGGTAGGGAATATGTACTTACTTATTATTCTTCCAAACCTGATTGCGAACAGGATTATATTCAGTTGGGTAAGGAAAGATATCCATTGATTCGGCAAAGTCCTAATGAGTTTGAGTATACTGAAATTATGGAGGTTGAACGAGATGGGTGATTTTTTCACGCCTAGGTTAATGTTTCTCAAAAAAAGTTCCGTAGCACTCGCCTTTCTCCTAACTCTATCAAACTCCAACGCCTTAGCCTTTTCTGACACCCAAACTTACTGGGCAAAAAATTGTGTCCAGCAACTAGGAGAACGTAAACTAATTACAGGCTACCCAGACGGTAGTTTTCGCCCAGAAGCAACGGTGACAAGGGCTGAAGCTGCGGTGCTGATGCTAAATGCTTTCCCTGATGCACCAGTCAAACGGGATGCTACTATATATAAGGATGTACCTGCTAATTATTGGGCAGCGAAAGCAATTTCCACTGCTTCCCAAAAGGGGTTTTTTTCTGGTTATCCGGGTGGACTGTTCCAACCTAAAGAGCCAATTCCTCGCGCCCAAATTATTGGTGTGGTAGCTGGGGCGAAAAATTATAGTATTGTATCCAACCCACAGCAGACATTACAACAATATTTTGACGATGCGGGACAAATTCCGAATTACGCGCAAAATGCGATCGCTCAAGCTACGATCAACAATATCGTCGTCAACTATCCCCAAATCAAACAGCTAAAACCCCAGCAAAGAGCTACGAGAGGAGAAGTAGCAGCCTTGATATGTCGAGCGTTAAATATCTACACGGTTCCCCCACAATATATAGCCGGTGTGGAAGTCTTTCCGCAAGAGGTACGCGCTTTACCTGGAAAACTCGATACTATCCCCACTTTTAACAGCAATAGTCCCGAACTGGTAACAACCCCAGGAATTTTACTCTCAACCTTCCCCCCAGATGGAAAACTGGTACAGGAAGCACATTTAAATTATCCGTTTCAAGGGAGATTTGATTTATTTTCCCATCATATCTTTCGCGCCGCTAGACCATCCCAAAGTCCCAGGCTTTACCAAGGTATCATCGTCTATAATTCGGGGAATGAACCTGCGACTTTGCAAATATTGCACGCAGCGAGTTATCTCTCCCAGGAAGCACCGTTTATTCCTTTGCCAAATATCCTGGAAAATCCCCAAGGTACAGTTTACTCTGGCCCTGGTAGTCGGACAATGAATGATGTCTTACGCGGAGTTAGGCAAGGGATTTTTCCCGAAAAGGTGGTGATTGAACCAGGCGAAACTCAGATACTGGCGAGCTTACCAATTTCCTCATCTAATGGTCGCACGACGATGATGCGCCTGTCAAGCGATCGCCCAGTGTATTTAGCCAATTTAGCCAAAAATAGCGAACGCCCTCCTACCTTAGCCGAGTGGCAAAATCTCCTAAATACAGGCAGTTTAGCAGGAATTCGCGACCCTATACCCACGCCCCTCGACCCTCCCAGAGAACCCACGGTTTTTAGTCGTGTCGCTGGTGTCTCCCAAGGGACGCAATGGAATGCACAAATTACAGATAATGTCAATACATCTGCCTTGAGGATACCGCAGCCAGGAAAGGCGTTTTCTTATCCTTTGGGTACTGTGCATTTAATTACTCTTAGCACCGGACAAATACAGAGTGCCCCCATGCTGAAACGCTATGCTGATACGGCTTACTTTGCCCACAGTAATTATGGTGTGGAATATAATCTAACTTTACCTTTAGAGAATACTAGTAATGAAATTCGCCATGTGAGTGTATCAATACAGACTCCGGTGAAGGATGAAGGGGGAACTGATAGACTGCTGTTTTTAAAGCCACGGGTGGAACAAATTTTCTTTCGGGGTACGGTGCGGGTGCGTTACCGGGATGATAATGGTGGAGAAATCACGCGCTATGTGCATTTGGTACAGCGTCGGGGAGAATTGGGTGAACCTTTGGTGAGGTTGAAGATGTTGGGAAACGAGAAGCGGGAAGTACAGGTGGATTTTTTGTATCCTCCTGATTCTACACCGCCGCAAGTTTTGACGGTGCGAACTGAGGGGTGATTTTTTCACGCAAAGGCGCAAAGGCGCGGAGAGAAGAGAAGGCGATCGCTCTCAAGTTTAAGTATAAAAGGGTACTTTTGCGCCTATATTTCAGTTAATATGGTAACAAAGTAATTATCAATATCATGGCGGAAACTGGCAGAATCAGGGTTGCTAAGGATAAAGCTGATTTGGTGAAGGCGTTAACTTCTGCTGATGGTGGAACTGGGCCTTTTCAAACTTTTGCTGATGTGATTGTGTTTGCTGCTGCTTTGGGTGCGAAGCATAAGAAACGGGTACCTTTGGGGGAGATTTCTAAACGGGAACCTTCGCCCATCAGGATAGAGTATTTTGCTTCTATGGGAAATGATATTTTAATCAAATTATTAGCTATTAATGAAAGTAAAGATATTAAAGTGTTATCTGTGAACGAAGAAGAATATGAAAGGGAACGTAATCATATTTTTGAAGAGTACGCTAATGGAGGGTTAGAAATACTCGAAATTGAGTTGCGTGGAGCAGTTGATTATTCTGAGCGAATTTTATTATTTCTCAGTTATGAACGCCTGAATAAATCAGAACAAGATGAGGAATTTGATCTCAGCAAATTCCTGTCTTAAATGAGGGTGTCTTCAATAGGAAGGGTTTTCGCTCCATCCTAGTTCATTCTTGAGCGTCTTGACTGCATCACTTACTGCAGTTGCACCAGTATATAGTTTATAAGACTTATCTGGATTCTTCGCATTAGGATCTATCCTAATTAAATTATTCTTCCAAATCGGATTAGTTCTCCTCCAATCTATCTGTGCAAGTTGGGAAATTTTTTCTTCATCAAAATAACTGCTGTTTTTATTATAAGTGAAGTGTAGCAATCGACCTAGAACTTCTAGACCAACACTCACACCTAGTAGACATTCATCCTTAAATTTCCTCACTTCAGCAAGAGTCAAATCCTTCGCGTTTGTCTCAGAAATATATTTTGTATTATTGCACTCAGAGAAAAACTTATTGAGACAATTAGTTAGAGCCTGAGATGAAATCTCTACATCATAGTCTTCAAGTTGAGAATCTGGGCTATTTGTAAAAGCACAACTTACAGCCCTAGATATGAAGTTATTTGTGTAAATGTATCTATATTTAATACGCGGAGAATCGTGAATTTTGTCAGTCTTTTCATAGAATATGTGTACTTTTTCTACCAGTTTTTTAGTAATACCAACACGACCTTCAAATACACCAAATGATAATAGTAACGCTTTATCTAGTTTTCTAGTTTGAGCCATATCTCTAAAATCTTTTTTACACTGGTCAAGGTCTTCTTCTAAAACGAGCGTAATTGGAAAATCATCCTCACTAATTAAGTGACTTTCATCACCTTCAATCAATTTTTGAATAGCGGTCTTACGATGTTGACCATCTGTAATATCTAACTTGACTCCACGAGGAATGACAACTATACAAATACCCCTACCTAATTCGATAACTGTTATTTTCTCTAAGGGTACATTTGCCGTCAGCGTCCCCAGAATCCAGGGTTTTCCTTTGTCTGCTTGCTCTATAATATAATTTTTGATGTCCTCAGCATGACCAGGGACTTCTGGGCGTTGTTTACCTGAATCAGGATCATTTTCTTTAGCAGGTTTTACTACTAAAAGCGCGGGAAAATCTCCAGCAGGGATATTAATTTGCAGCATTTTCCGCTTTCCCTGCTGAAAAATCAGCCCCGGATAGCAGCGATCACGGTGATATTGTGAGAAAAATGGCTCAATAAAGCCGCTAAACTCAGCTTTGACCGCTGACGAAACACTATTGTTGCTATCCTGGTTTGTTTGAGTCATATAAATACTAGTAGAAGTTAGAAAGGGGTAGCTAAGATTATATGCGCTTAAATTATACCTATACCTCCGTAAAAGCCACACTAACAACACCTTGCTAACTCTGGCGATTATAAAATTGGTGGAAGTCCTACTTGCTTGGGTTCAACAAATTTACCATCAAAGCCTATGGTTTTATTTTCGACAGTTCTAGCATCAGCTAAAGCTTTGCGAAGTTCAGCACGTTCCATCTGATCTTGAACTCCACCAAGGATATAAATTAGTAACTTCGCTGCTAAATCTCTTCCGACAACTTGGACTCGTTTTTTATTAGGGTCATACAAAACGCCGTACCATAAAGATTGTGGATATTCCATCCCGCTAAAGCCGCCTTGGTGGTCAAACTTCCGCAGTTTCTTGGAAATTTCTGCTAGTGAAAAACCTTTTTTAAACACCAAAATTCCTAAAGCTTGAACTACTGCTACTTGACCCACAGGACGGAAAAGCATATTTCCTTCACCCCCATCCTTTTCAAAACTGAATCTTCGCAAAGGTGGTGTATCTTCTCCTTCCAATAATTTATAACTAGAAAGACTTGCTAAAGCATCGAATAACTGACTAAAATCTTTAATTCCCTCCTCCAATTCTTCATTTTCTGGACGCATGGGAATTAGACCTTTTTCCAAGGGTTTCCAATGAGGGAATTTTTGCCCTAAATATCGCTCAGACATATCTTGCAAAGCTTGCAATGTGGTCAAAACTGTAGAATTAGCTGCGACGGTTGCACTATTCCAATTTACACGCGGGTTGCGATTTTGTTGTTGTGCTAAAAGTGGATGAGTAGTGGCTATTTTTCTGGACACAATTGCAAAACCATCATCCTCATTTAGTTGTGCTAATTGACCTTTAGTTAAAGGTGCAGCCATTAAGTTAACATGGACAAAAATAGATCTCACTCTTCGTCTGGCTTGGATGCGGGTTTCTCCTGGCGCAACCGCACAGATAAATTCAATGCCAATTTTTTCTTTAGGTAAGCTTTGCAGGTAAGCTGGGTCTACTTGATATTGTTCTATTAAATCAGACACAGTAATAAAATTGTCGTCAGCCGTCTTATCCTTTTTATAACGCTGGAGTTTGCTAGTTTTAATTAACTCCATTAGTCCCTGTACCCCCATGAGTCGGTGTTGACCATCGAGGGCGTAAATAGTGACATTATCCTCAGAAATATTGAGTAAACCTACTTTACCATCTTGATCTAGAGGTGTGAAATCGGTGGTAGATTTTCTCGCTATTCCCTGACTATCCCACTCAGCAGCTTGAGGATTATCCACCCAAGGTTGATTAATTACTACCAATACTGGCGGAAACTTGTGATTTTTACGAGCTGCTAAATATTGTACCAGGGGTGCTTGTCGTGACCAATCAAGGGGACGCTGCTGAATTTCATCAATGCTATCGGCGTCAATCTCGATATTATCAGTGTCAGGATTGTACTTTTTCTGAAACAATGGTAAGCCAGAGGCGAAGTGAACACGACCCGCAAACCATTCTAGAGTGACAGAACCAATATAAGCCTCAGTTCCACCCATCTCGGTTTTCTGAACGAGAATCTGATCTTTTCTCCCCAGGAACTTCTCCAAAAGTA
The Gloeotrichia echinulata CP02 DNA segment above includes these coding regions:
- the lexA gene encoding transcriptional repressor LexA, translating into MERLTEAQQELYEWLGEYIRTHQHSPSIRQMMHAMNLKSPAPIQSRLEHLRTKGYIEWTEGKARTIRVLQTTTQGVPILGTIAAGGLIEPFSDAVDHLDVSHLSLPPQTYALRVAGDSMIEDLIADGDLVFLRPVPEPEHLKNGTIVAARVEGHGTTLKRFYRQDNRVTLKPANRNYHPIEVHAMQVQVQGSLIAVWRDYN
- a CDS encoding DNA phosphorothioation system restriction enzyme, which gives rise to MYLTRNSVQQLPSFRLKLPLVAENKGTYQTQQPLPGCPKIPLSVQLRPYQRQAITNWFANHGRGTLKMATGSGKTITALAIACELYQQIGLQVLLVVCPYRHLVTQWARECDKFNLQPILAFENLRSWQSQLSTQLYNLRSGSVRFVTVITTNSTLIGDGLQSQLKYFPDKTLIIGDEAHNLGAPKLEESLPRRVGLRLALSATPERYFDDFGTQSLFDYFGPVLEPEFTLQDAIACGALVHYQYNPILVELTEAESIAYLKLTKRIGRSLLYRERENVGVGDFEDHEDLKPLLMQRARLIGTAENKLTALQELMTTRRETTHTLFYCSDGSQETGQRSSLRQLKAVAKILGGELGYKVSTYTAQTSLQEREILRHQFESGELQGLVAIRCLDEGVDIPAIQTAVILSSSGNPRQFIQRRGRVLRPHPGKERATIFDMIVLPPELDRETLEVERNLLKKELRRFVEFADLADNSGEARMKLLNLQKRYGLLDI
- a CDS encoding Uma2 family endonuclease, whose protein sequence is MTISQSHPYISPEAYLEAEKTSPIKHEYIQGQIYAMAGASDSHVTITANLVTLLRNHIRGSGCRLYVADMKISIQSLDIFYYPDIMVSCDQRDTNFEYFKRYPSLIIEVLSPSTEAVDRGDKFSDYQELDTLQEYVLVNQNRQRVDCFRRNYEGRWVLYSYRDNQELQLTSLNFSCPLVDVYEDVTFLGNWRK
- a CDS encoding AAA family ATPase; the encoded protein is MKLTSIKLCNFRSFYGKTPEINLAGGDVHNTTILHGNNGSGKTSLLNAFTWVLYEKFSAAFASVEQLVNKRAIAEAKVGQAVECWVEINWEHEGKRYNVKRQCRGYKNQTDFDIGKTELLMQVAGDDGRWYFPLQQPEEIIGQILPASLHQYFFFDGERIEEIVRSDKKAEIAEATKIFLGVEVINRSIRHLGEAKKNLENELKAIGDSEIKKLLREQEKIEKEIERITKRQTEIKQELEYQKTFKKETSIRLRELSAAKELQERRQDLDNQKAANQESLRQTREALKKLISGRGYTVLLSQTTTQFREIINDLKQRGELTSGISREFVNDLLKSQRCICGAELHAGSHTHEHVKIWLNRAGSSAVEETAIRMSAQVDEIDNQATAFWQEVDKEQARINQLRQTISQIEGELDNLQERLRKDANEEISSLQKRLDQIETKIDELNREQGANQQKISQWKAEIDVLGKQIAKQRVNEERQGLAQRRIYATQDAIERLTEVRNRQEKQFRMQLEKRVQEIFSQISFTPYIPKISDKYELTLVENTAGIEASVAASTGENQILSLSFIASIIDRVREWSENRKMLMIPDSSTFPIVMDSPFGSLDEISRRRIARTIPKLANQLIVLVTKTQWRGEVAEEMAERIGREYVLTYYSSKPDCEQDYIQLGKERYPLIRQSPNEFEYTEIMEVERDG
- a CDS encoding DUF3370 family protein, translating into MFLKKSSVALAFLLTLSNSNALAFSDTQTYWAKNCVQQLGERKLITGYPDGSFRPEATVTRAEAAVLMLNAFPDAPVKRDATIYKDVPANYWAAKAISTASQKGFFSGYPGGLFQPKEPIPRAQIIGVVAGAKNYSIVSNPQQTLQQYFDDAGQIPNYAQNAIAQATINNIVVNYPQIKQLKPQQRATRGEVAALICRALNIYTVPPQYIAGVEVFPQEVRALPGKLDTIPTFNSNSPELVTTPGILLSTFPPDGKLVQEAHLNYPFQGRFDLFSHHIFRAARPSQSPRLYQGIIVYNSGNEPATLQILHAASYLSQEAPFIPLPNILENPQGTVYSGPGSRTMNDVLRGVRQGIFPEKVVIEPGETQILASLPISSSNGRTTMMRLSSDRPVYLANLAKNSERPPTLAEWQNLLNTGSLAGIRDPIPTPLDPPREPTVFSRVAGVSQGTQWNAQITDNVNTSALRIPQPGKAFSYPLGTVHLITLSTGQIQSAPMLKRYADTAYFAHSNYGVEYNLTLPLENTSNEIRHVSVSIQTPVKDEGGTDRLLFLKPRVEQIFFRGTVRVRYRDDNGGEITRYVHLVQRRGELGEPLVRLKMLGNEKREVQVDFLYPPDSTPPQVLTVRTEG
- a CDS encoding DNA phosphorothioation-associated protein 4 — protein: MAETGRIRVAKDKADLVKALTSADGGTGPFQTFADVIVFAAALGAKHKKRVPLGEISKREPSPIRIEYFASMGNDILIKLLAINESKDIKVLSVNEEEYERERNHIFEEYANGGLEILEIELRGAVDYSERILLFLSYERLNKSEQDEEFDLSKFLS
- a CDS encoding DNA sulfur modification protein DndB, translated to MTQTNQDSNNSVSSAVKAEFSGFIEPFFSQYHRDRCYPGLIFQQGKRKMLQINIPAGDFPALLVVKPAKENDPDSGKQRPEVPGHAEDIKNYIIEQADKGKPWILGTLTANVPLEKITVIELGRGICIVVIPRGVKLDITDGQHRKTAIQKLIEGDESHLISEDDFPITLVLEEDLDQCKKDFRDMAQTRKLDKALLLSFGVFEGRVGITKKLVEKVHIFYEKTDKIHDSPRIKYRYIYTNNFISRAVSCAFTNSPDSQLEDYDVEISSQALTNCLNKFFSECNNTKYISETNAKDLTLAEVRKFKDECLLGVSVGLEVLGRLLHFTYNKNSSYFDEEKISQLAQIDWRRTNPIWKNNLIRIDPNAKNPDKSYKLYTGATAVSDAVKTLKNELGWSENPSY
- a CDS encoding DGQHR domain-containing protein; protein product: MKDNISNPSDIAREYLERDNKDKQVLALLLEKFLGRKDQILVQKTEMGGTEAYIGSVTLEWFAGRVHFASGLPLFQKKYNPDTDNIEIDADSIDEIQQRPLDWSRQAPLVQYLAARKNHKFPPVLVVINQPWVDNPQAAEWDSQGIARKSTTDFTPLDQDGKVGLLNISEDNVTIYALDGQHRLMGVQGLMELIKTSKLQRYKKDKTADDNFITVSDLIEQYQVDPAYLQSLPKEKIGIEFICAVAPGETRIQARRRVRSIFVHVNLMAAPLTKGQLAQLNEDDGFAIVSRKIATTHPLLAQQQNRNPRVNWNSATVAANSTVLTTLQALQDMSERYLGQKFPHWKPLEKGLIPMRPENEELEEGIKDFSQLFDALASLSSYKLLEGEDTPPLRRFSFEKDGGEGNMLFRPVGQVAVVQALGILVFKKGFSLAEISKKLRKFDHQGGFSGMEYPQSLWYGVLYDPNKKRVQVVGRDLAAKLLIYILGGVQDQMERAELRKALADARTVENKTIGFDGKFVEPKQVGLPPIL